Proteins from a genomic interval of Lolium perenne isolate Kyuss_39 chromosome 1, Kyuss_2.0, whole genome shotgun sequence:
- the LOC127322311 gene encoding PRA1 family protein A1, which translates to MDWSAVTAEDLVDALREVDWSTPPRPVPEFFSRFTVPRSYSKWTSRLKCNLYYYRTNYFILIMFILGLGFLWKPVAILAAFMTGFSIAFLNDSFAVTFNEKVTRTVRQFSPHLAAKMRPPITPVIRGRPSSKRSIHICGRPRWLFVLLFSAVSCMLWLTSCSLLTVLWALLIALLATVLHASFRTPNLKARLNTFREEFRAVWRNYSEL; encoded by the exons ATGGACTGGAGCGCGGTGACGGCGGAGGACCTGGTGGACGCGCTGCGGGAGGTGGACTGGTCCACGCCGCCGCGCCCCGTCCCGGAGTTCTTCTCCCGCTTCACCGTCCCACGCTCCTACTCCAAGTGGACCAGCCGCCTCAAGTGCAACCTCTACTA CTACAGGACAAACtacttcatcttgatcatgttcattCTCG GGTTGGGCTTCCTTTGGAAGCCTGTTGCTATTCTTGCAGCCTTTATGACTGGATTCAGCATTGCATTTCTTAATGACAG CTTTGCGGTCACTTTCAACGAGAAAGTCACACGGACTGTCCGACAATTCTCACCACATTTAGCTGCTAAGATGAGACCACCGATAAC CCCTGTTATTCGTGGTCGACCAAGCTCGAAGAGATCAATTCATATTTGTGGGCGGCCTCGCTGGTTGTTTGTCCTTCTATTTTCTGCGG TTAGCTGCATGCTCTGGTTGACCTCATGCAGTCTTCTCACAGTTCTGTGGGCACTTCTCATTGCTCTACTTG CAACCGTACTCCATGCCAGCTTCAGAACACCAAATCTGAAAGCACGCCTGAATACATTCAGAGAAGAATTCCGAGCAGTTTGGCGGAATTATAGCGAGCTTTAG
- the LOC127322295 gene encoding DNA damage-repair/toleration protein DRT102-like has product MAASAGNRRFKIFAAADGFGEPLKDAIVAHLRAHSSVADVVDLGVDKYYSAAAAVARNVTSSSSDPSLEARGVLVCGTGAGVTIFANKYPGVYATHCSSVADAVNTRSINACNVLALSGTATPPETAAVIADAWLATPFRAPCPASGDAPWPEDIQQFFDVAPQEMASIPEAPDSTCAICSLREWMEFEPVDIMPGGEMRIVRETPTSAYVRFKAGSVEPAHHHTFGHDLVVTKGKKKVWNLTKKQNYDLVDGDFLFTPAGDVHRVKYLEDTEFFIRWDGHWDIFLDEDLETARNAIDADVGGVVDSDK; this is encoded by the coding sequence ATGGCCGCCTCCGCCGGCAACCGCCGCTTCAAGATTTTCGCGGCCGCTGACGGCTTCGGTGAGCCGCTCAAGGACGCTATCGTTGCGCACCTCCGCGCCCACTCCTCCGTCGCCGACGTCGTCGACCTCGGCGTCGACAAGTACTACTCCGCCGCCGCAGCCGTCGCCCGCAACGTCACCTCCTCATCGTCCGACCCCTCCCTCGAAGCCCGCGGCGTTCTCGTCTGCGGCACCGGAGCCGGCGTCACCATATTCGCAAACAAGTACCCCGGCGTGTACGCCACTCACTGCAGCTCCGTCGCCGACGCCGTCAACACCCGCTCCATCAACGCCTGCAACGTCCTCGCCCTCTCCGGCACGGCGACCCCGCCCGAGACCGCCGCGGTCATCGCGGACGCCTGGCTCGCCACCCCATTCCGTGCTCCCTGCCCCGCATCCGGGGACGCCCCCTGGCCGGAGGACATTCAGCAATTCTTCGATGTTGCCCCTCAAGAGATGGCATCCATCCCCGAGGCACCTGACTCCACCTGTGCCATCTGCTCCCTGAGGGAATGGATGGAGTTTGAACCGGTGGATATCATGCCAGGCGGCGAGATGCGAATTGTGCGAGAGACTCCCACTTCGGCCTACGTCCGCTTCAAAGCTGGAAGTGTGGAGCCGGCTCACCACCACACTTTCGGCCACGATTTGGTGGTGACCAAAGGCAAGAAGAAGGTGTGGAACTTAACCAAGAAACAAAACTATGACCTGGTTGATGGGGATTTCCTCTTCACGCCTGCTGGGGACGTGCACCGTGTGAAGTACTTGGAAGACACAGAGTTCTTCATCCGGTGGGATGGCCACTGGGACATATTCCTCGACGAAGACCTGGAAACTGCCCGCAATGCCATTGATGCCGACGTCGGTGGTGTGGTTGACAGTGACAAGTGA